The Euphorbia lathyris chromosome 8, ddEupLath1.1, whole genome shotgun sequence genome has a window encoding:
- the LOC136202124 gene encoding cuscuta receptor 1-like isoform X1, translated as MEEHEVLHKDQISIKADHFPKSLSLLHDSKFIGNLNQESLNTNQAQTCLLEYQWSSQGKDLRNLQELGLSVNKITELIVSKEFLKLNKLENLDLSWSRFSNNILSSLNGLSSLKTLDISYNNLKGPFHFKELDGLSNLHELKLSGNEISEFIISKDLRGLSNLSTFYLNNMTSKDEISNLLRPLEEFPKIKTVSLCFNNFQGQIFGEEIVFSFNNVGSIFESLEHLYLNDSIVDNNFLQSIGTMRTLKTLSLEGCGLSGNILTSQGLCQLKHLQALDLSDNDLNGNIPWCLANFTSLQYLDLSENQFNGTMFSSPLQSLTSLKYLSLYGNLFQIPISLTPLFNLSQLKSLIVGKNLIYADINDYNLIPKFQLELLNFNGYYVGYGDVGAIPKFLYHQHNLQWVVISNIKLRGNFPHWLLENNTRMNALYLNNNSLSGSLQLPTNPHVNLSFLDISDNSFIGYIPSKIGVYFPRLESLDMSRNEFKGNIPDSLCNTSVYDLDMSRNNISGRIPKCMGNMFELRILDLSNNNISGCLPFNFSSLIQVVKLSKNRLQGSLNHAFYYCFSLIVLDLSHNNLSGSIPSWIERDSQLSYIVLGHNNCQGEIPIELCKMKQLSLLDISHNRISGHMIPCLNFTSYWDLKQRFISIPLEFTVKGFTYSYDRKILGYMSGILLSVNNLIGRIPLQIGDLRNIKVLNFSHNSLSGTIPPTFSNLKEIESLDLSHNNLQGTIPHQLTQLTSIAVFNVSYNNLFGRTPNNVAQFATFDESSYKGNPFLRGWPLLKSCNPPKTTSSDNEESNNSFIDMKSFYVTFGVAYGMMLLVIVAVLCINPYWRRVWFYYVQMTIDNSYYFIIDNIPFLSRFKFPKFCRRIYKYVRD; from the exons ATTTAAGAAACCTACAAGAGTTGGGATTGAGTGTAAATAAAATCACTGAACTCATAGTATCAAAAG AATTCCTAAAACTGAACAAGTTGGAGAATCTTGATCTAAGTTGGAGTCGCTTCAGTAATAATATCTTGTCATCTCTCAATGGACTTTCATCTCTCAAAACTCTTGATATTAGTTACAACAATTTGAAAGGACCATTCCATTTCAAAG AATTGGATGGTTTAAGCAACCTACATGAATTAAAGTTGAGCGGAAATGAAATCAGTGAATTCATAATATCAAAAG ATCTCAGAGGTCTATCCAACCTCAGTActttttatttgaataataTGACATCAAAAGATGAAATAAGCAATCTTCTACGGCCACTGGAGGAGTTTCCAAAGATAAAGACTGTTTCTCTATGCTTTAATAATTTCCAAGGACAAATATTTGGTGAAG AAATTGTTTTTTCCTTTAACAATGTAGGATCTATTTTCGAAAGTTTGGAACATTTGTACTTGAACGATTCTATTGTTGATAACAATTTTTTACAAAGCATTGGAACAATGAGAACCCTTAAAACTTTATCATTGGAAGGATGTGGACTCAGTGGCAACATACTTACTTCTCAAG GATTGTGCCAATTGAAGCATCTTCAAGCACTTGATCTATCAGATAATGATCTTAATGGAAATATACCTTGGTGCTTGGCCAATTTCACTTCCCTTCAATATTTGGACCTCTCTGAAAATCAATTCAATGGAACGATGTTTTCGTCTCCCTTACAGAGTTTAACATCCCTCAAATATCTAAGTCTCTATGGCAATCTCTTCCAAATCCCAATCTCACTGACTCCACTTTTCAACCTTTCCCAACTCAAATCATTGATTGTTGGAAAAAATTTGATATATGCAGACATAAATGACTATAATTTGATTCCAAAGTTCCAATTAGAGTTACTCAATTTTAATGGCTATTACGTTGGTTACGGTGACGTTGGAGCAATACCCAAATTCCTATATCACCAACATAACCTACAATGGGTGGTCATCTCGAACATTAAATTGAGAGGAAATTTTCCACATTGGTTGTTAGAGAATAACACAAGAATGAACGCTCTTTATTTGAACAACAATTCTCTTTCTGGGTCTCTTCAACTACCAACTAATCCTCATGTGAATTTGAGTTTCTTGGACATTTCTGATAATAGTTTCATCGGTTATATTCCTTCAAAAATTGGAGTATACTTTCCACGATTGGAATCATTAGATATGTCTAGAAACGAGTTCAAGGGTAACATTCCAGATAGCTTGTGTAACACTAGCGTATATGATTTGGACATGAGTCGAAACAATATATCAGGAAGAATACCAAAGTgcatgggaaatatgtttgaaCTTAGAATTTTAGATCTCTCAAATAACAATATTTCTGGATGTCTACCTTTCAACTTTAGTTCACTCATTCAAGTAGTCAAACTATCCAAAAATAGGCTACAAGGATCATTGAACCATGCCTTTTATTATTGCTTTAGTCTAATAGTGTTAGACCTTAGCCACAACAATTTATCAGGAAGCATTCCTTCATGGATTGAGCGAGATTCTCAATTGAGTTATATTGTCTTGGGACATAACAATTGTCAAGGGGAAATCCCAATTGAACTTTGCAAGATGAAGCAATTAAGTTTGCTTGATATTTCTCACAATAGAATTTCTGGCCATATGATTCCATGTCTAAATTTTACAAGCTATTGGGATTTGAAACAAAGGTTTATTTCAATACCCTTGGAGTTTACAGTGAAGGGTTTTACATATTCATATGATAGAAAAATTCTTGGTTATATgtcaggaattttgttatcagTTAACAATTTGATAGGCCGGATTCCTCTTCAAATTGGAGATCTTAGAAATATCAAAGTACTAAACTTTTCTCACAATAGTTTGAGCGGAACAATTCCTCCAACATTTTCCAATTTGAAAGAAATTGAGAGCTTAGACCTTTCACATAATAACTTACAAGGAACAATACCTCATCAGCTTACACAGTTAACCAGTATTGCAGTTTTCAATGTGTCGTACAATAATTTATTCGGTCGAACACCGAATAATGTGGCACAATTTGCAACATTTGATGAAAGTAGTTACAAAGGAAATCCTTTTCTTCGTGGTTGGCCATTGCTGAAAAGTTGCAATCCTCCAAAAACAACTTCAAGTGACAATGAAGAAAGCAACAATAGCTTCATTGACATGAAGTCTTTTTATGTGACCTTTGGTGTAGCCTATGGGATGATGTTGTTAGTAATAGTTGCAGTTTTGTGTATAAATCCATATTGGAGAAGAGTTTGGTTTTATTATGTCCAGATGACTATTGACAATTCCTACTATTTTATCATTGACAATATTCCATTTTTGTCAAGGTTTAAGTTTCCTAAATTTTGTCGAAGGATCTACAAATATGTTCGGGATTGA
- the LOC136202124 gene encoding cuscuta receptor 1-like isoform X4 yields MEEHEVLHKDQISIKADHFPKSLSLLHDSKFIGNLNQESLNTNQAQTCLLEYQWSSQGKDLRNLQELGLSVNKITELIVSKDLRGLSNLSTFYLNNMTSKDEISNLLRPLEEFPKIKTVSLCFNNFQGQIFGEEIVFSFNNVGSIFESLEHLYLNDSIVDNNFLQSIGTMRTLKTLSLEGCGLSGNILTSQGLCQLKHLQALDLSDNDLNGNIPWCLANFTSLQYLDLSENQFNGTMFSSPLQSLTSLKYLSLYGNLFQIPISLTPLFNLSQLKSLIVGKNLIYADINDYNLIPKFQLELLNFNGYYVGYGDVGAIPKFLYHQHNLQWVVISNIKLRGNFPHWLLENNTRMNALYLNNNSLSGSLQLPTNPHVNLSFLDISDNSFIGYIPSKIGVYFPRLESLDMSRNEFKGNIPDSLCNTSVYDLDMSRNNISGRIPKCMGNMFELRILDLSNNNISGCLPFNFSSLIQVVKLSKNRLQGSLNHAFYYCFSLIVLDLSHNNLSGSIPSWIERDSQLSYIVLGHNNCQGEIPIELCKMKQLSLLDISHNRISGHMIPCLNFTSYWDLKQRFISIPLEFTVKGFTYSYDRKILGYMSGILLSVNNLIGRIPLQIGDLRNIKVLNFSHNSLSGTIPPTFSNLKEIESLDLSHNNLQGTIPHQLTQLTSIAVFNVSYNNLFGRTPNNVAQFATFDESSYKGNPFLRGWPLLKSCNPPKTTSSDNEESNNSFIDMKSFYVTFGVAYGMMLLVIVAVLCINPYWRRVWFYYVQMTIDNSYYFIIDNIPFLSRFKFPKFCRRIYKYVRD; encoded by the exons ATTTAAGAAACCTACAAGAGTTGGGATTGAGTGTAAATAAAATCACTGAACTCATAGTATCAAAAG ATCTCAGAGGTCTATCCAACCTCAGTActttttatttgaataataTGACATCAAAAGATGAAATAAGCAATCTTCTACGGCCACTGGAGGAGTTTCCAAAGATAAAGACTGTTTCTCTATGCTTTAATAATTTCCAAGGACAAATATTTGGTGAAG AAATTGTTTTTTCCTTTAACAATGTAGGATCTATTTTCGAAAGTTTGGAACATTTGTACTTGAACGATTCTATTGTTGATAACAATTTTTTACAAAGCATTGGAACAATGAGAACCCTTAAAACTTTATCATTGGAAGGATGTGGACTCAGTGGCAACATACTTACTTCTCAAG GATTGTGCCAATTGAAGCATCTTCAAGCACTTGATCTATCAGATAATGATCTTAATGGAAATATACCTTGGTGCTTGGCCAATTTCACTTCCCTTCAATATTTGGACCTCTCTGAAAATCAATTCAATGGAACGATGTTTTCGTCTCCCTTACAGAGTTTAACATCCCTCAAATATCTAAGTCTCTATGGCAATCTCTTCCAAATCCCAATCTCACTGACTCCACTTTTCAACCTTTCCCAACTCAAATCATTGATTGTTGGAAAAAATTTGATATATGCAGACATAAATGACTATAATTTGATTCCAAAGTTCCAATTAGAGTTACTCAATTTTAATGGCTATTACGTTGGTTACGGTGACGTTGGAGCAATACCCAAATTCCTATATCACCAACATAACCTACAATGGGTGGTCATCTCGAACATTAAATTGAGAGGAAATTTTCCACATTGGTTGTTAGAGAATAACACAAGAATGAACGCTCTTTATTTGAACAACAATTCTCTTTCTGGGTCTCTTCAACTACCAACTAATCCTCATGTGAATTTGAGTTTCTTGGACATTTCTGATAATAGTTTCATCGGTTATATTCCTTCAAAAATTGGAGTATACTTTCCACGATTGGAATCATTAGATATGTCTAGAAACGAGTTCAAGGGTAACATTCCAGATAGCTTGTGTAACACTAGCGTATATGATTTGGACATGAGTCGAAACAATATATCAGGAAGAATACCAAAGTgcatgggaaatatgtttgaaCTTAGAATTTTAGATCTCTCAAATAACAATATTTCTGGATGTCTACCTTTCAACTTTAGTTCACTCATTCAAGTAGTCAAACTATCCAAAAATAGGCTACAAGGATCATTGAACCATGCCTTTTATTATTGCTTTAGTCTAATAGTGTTAGACCTTAGCCACAACAATTTATCAGGAAGCATTCCTTCATGGATTGAGCGAGATTCTCAATTGAGTTATATTGTCTTGGGACATAACAATTGTCAAGGGGAAATCCCAATTGAACTTTGCAAGATGAAGCAATTAAGTTTGCTTGATATTTCTCACAATAGAATTTCTGGCCATATGATTCCATGTCTAAATTTTACAAGCTATTGGGATTTGAAACAAAGGTTTATTTCAATACCCTTGGAGTTTACAGTGAAGGGTTTTACATATTCATATGATAGAAAAATTCTTGGTTATATgtcaggaattttgttatcagTTAACAATTTGATAGGCCGGATTCCTCTTCAAATTGGAGATCTTAGAAATATCAAAGTACTAAACTTTTCTCACAATAGTTTGAGCGGAACAATTCCTCCAACATTTTCCAATTTGAAAGAAATTGAGAGCTTAGACCTTTCACATAATAACTTACAAGGAACAATACCTCATCAGCTTACACAGTTAACCAGTATTGCAGTTTTCAATGTGTCGTACAATAATTTATTCGGTCGAACACCGAATAATGTGGCACAATTTGCAACATTTGATGAAAGTAGTTACAAAGGAAATCCTTTTCTTCGTGGTTGGCCATTGCTGAAAAGTTGCAATCCTCCAAAAACAACTTCAAGTGACAATGAAGAAAGCAACAATAGCTTCATTGACATGAAGTCTTTTTATGTGACCTTTGGTGTAGCCTATGGGATGATGTTGTTAGTAATAGTTGCAGTTTTGTGTATAAATCCATATTGGAGAAGAGTTTGGTTTTATTATGTCCAGATGACTATTGACAATTCCTACTATTTTATCATTGACAATATTCCATTTTTGTCAAGGTTTAAGTTTCCTAAATTTTGTCGAAGGATCTACAAATATGTTCGGGATTGA
- the LOC136202124 gene encoding cuscuta receptor 1-like isoform X3 produces MRNTNQAQTCLLEYQWSSQGKDLRNLQELGLSVNKITELIVSKEFLKLNKLENLDLSWSRFSNNILSSLNGLSSLKTLDISYNNLKGPFHFKELDGLSNLHELKLSGNEISEFIISKDLRGLSNLSTFYLNNMTSKDEISNLLRPLEEFPKIKTVSLCFNNFQGQIFGEEIVFSFNNVGSIFESLEHLYLNDSIVDNNFLQSIGTMRTLKTLSLEGCGLSGNILTSQGLCQLKHLQALDLSDNDLNGNIPWCLANFTSLQYLDLSENQFNGTMFSSPLQSLTSLKYLSLYGNLFQIPISLTPLFNLSQLKSLIVGKNLIYADINDYNLIPKFQLELLNFNGYYVGYGDVGAIPKFLYHQHNLQWVVISNIKLRGNFPHWLLENNTRMNALYLNNNSLSGSLQLPTNPHVNLSFLDISDNSFIGYIPSKIGVYFPRLESLDMSRNEFKGNIPDSLCNTSVYDLDMSRNNISGRIPKCMGNMFELRILDLSNNNISGCLPFNFSSLIQVVKLSKNRLQGSLNHAFYYCFSLIVLDLSHNNLSGSIPSWIERDSQLSYIVLGHNNCQGEIPIELCKMKQLSLLDISHNRISGHMIPCLNFTSYWDLKQRFISIPLEFTVKGFTYSYDRKILGYMSGILLSVNNLIGRIPLQIGDLRNIKVLNFSHNSLSGTIPPTFSNLKEIESLDLSHNNLQGTIPHQLTQLTSIAVFNVSYNNLFGRTPNNVAQFATFDESSYKGNPFLRGWPLLKSCNPPKTTSSDNEESNNSFIDMKSFYVTFGVAYGMMLLVIVAVLCINPYWRRVWFYYVQMTIDNSYYFIIDNIPFLSRFKFPKFCRRIYKYVRD; encoded by the exons ATTTAAGAAACCTACAAGAGTTGGGATTGAGTGTAAATAAAATCACTGAACTCATAGTATCAAAAG AATTCCTAAAACTGAACAAGTTGGAGAATCTTGATCTAAGTTGGAGTCGCTTCAGTAATAATATCTTGTCATCTCTCAATGGACTTTCATCTCTCAAAACTCTTGATATTAGTTACAACAATTTGAAAGGACCATTCCATTTCAAAG AATTGGATGGTTTAAGCAACCTACATGAATTAAAGTTGAGCGGAAATGAAATCAGTGAATTCATAATATCAAAAG ATCTCAGAGGTCTATCCAACCTCAGTActttttatttgaataataTGACATCAAAAGATGAAATAAGCAATCTTCTACGGCCACTGGAGGAGTTTCCAAAGATAAAGACTGTTTCTCTATGCTTTAATAATTTCCAAGGACAAATATTTGGTGAAG AAATTGTTTTTTCCTTTAACAATGTAGGATCTATTTTCGAAAGTTTGGAACATTTGTACTTGAACGATTCTATTGTTGATAACAATTTTTTACAAAGCATTGGAACAATGAGAACCCTTAAAACTTTATCATTGGAAGGATGTGGACTCAGTGGCAACATACTTACTTCTCAAG GATTGTGCCAATTGAAGCATCTTCAAGCACTTGATCTATCAGATAATGATCTTAATGGAAATATACCTTGGTGCTTGGCCAATTTCACTTCCCTTCAATATTTGGACCTCTCTGAAAATCAATTCAATGGAACGATGTTTTCGTCTCCCTTACAGAGTTTAACATCCCTCAAATATCTAAGTCTCTATGGCAATCTCTTCCAAATCCCAATCTCACTGACTCCACTTTTCAACCTTTCCCAACTCAAATCATTGATTGTTGGAAAAAATTTGATATATGCAGACATAAATGACTATAATTTGATTCCAAAGTTCCAATTAGAGTTACTCAATTTTAATGGCTATTACGTTGGTTACGGTGACGTTGGAGCAATACCCAAATTCCTATATCACCAACATAACCTACAATGGGTGGTCATCTCGAACATTAAATTGAGAGGAAATTTTCCACATTGGTTGTTAGAGAATAACACAAGAATGAACGCTCTTTATTTGAACAACAATTCTCTTTCTGGGTCTCTTCAACTACCAACTAATCCTCATGTGAATTTGAGTTTCTTGGACATTTCTGATAATAGTTTCATCGGTTATATTCCTTCAAAAATTGGAGTATACTTTCCACGATTGGAATCATTAGATATGTCTAGAAACGAGTTCAAGGGTAACATTCCAGATAGCTTGTGTAACACTAGCGTATATGATTTGGACATGAGTCGAAACAATATATCAGGAAGAATACCAAAGTgcatgggaaatatgtttgaaCTTAGAATTTTAGATCTCTCAAATAACAATATTTCTGGATGTCTACCTTTCAACTTTAGTTCACTCATTCAAGTAGTCAAACTATCCAAAAATAGGCTACAAGGATCATTGAACCATGCCTTTTATTATTGCTTTAGTCTAATAGTGTTAGACCTTAGCCACAACAATTTATCAGGAAGCATTCCTTCATGGATTGAGCGAGATTCTCAATTGAGTTATATTGTCTTGGGACATAACAATTGTCAAGGGGAAATCCCAATTGAACTTTGCAAGATGAAGCAATTAAGTTTGCTTGATATTTCTCACAATAGAATTTCTGGCCATATGATTCCATGTCTAAATTTTACAAGCTATTGGGATTTGAAACAAAGGTTTATTTCAATACCCTTGGAGTTTACAGTGAAGGGTTTTACATATTCATATGATAGAAAAATTCTTGGTTATATgtcaggaattttgttatcagTTAACAATTTGATAGGCCGGATTCCTCTTCAAATTGGAGATCTTAGAAATATCAAAGTACTAAACTTTTCTCACAATAGTTTGAGCGGAACAATTCCTCCAACATTTTCCAATTTGAAAGAAATTGAGAGCTTAGACCTTTCACATAATAACTTACAAGGAACAATACCTCATCAGCTTACACAGTTAACCAGTATTGCAGTTTTCAATGTGTCGTACAATAATTTATTCGGTCGAACACCGAATAATGTGGCACAATTTGCAACATTTGATGAAAGTAGTTACAAAGGAAATCCTTTTCTTCGTGGTTGGCCATTGCTGAAAAGTTGCAATCCTCCAAAAACAACTTCAAGTGACAATGAAGAAAGCAACAATAGCTTCATTGACATGAAGTCTTTTTATGTGACCTTTGGTGTAGCCTATGGGATGATGTTGTTAGTAATAGTTGCAGTTTTGTGTATAAATCCATATTGGAGAAGAGTTTGGTTTTATTATGTCCAGATGACTATTGACAATTCCTACTATTTTATCATTGACAATATTCCATTTTTGTCAAGGTTTAAGTTTCCTAAATTTTGTCGAAGGATCTACAAATATGTTCGGGATTGA
- the LOC136202124 gene encoding cuscuta receptor 1-like isoform X2, translating to MEEHEVLHKDQISIKADHFPKSLSLLHDSKFIGNLNQESLNTNQAQTCLLEYQWSSQGKDLRNLQELGLSVNKITELIVSKEFLKLNKLENLDLSWSRFSNNILSSLNGLSSLKTLDISYNNLKGPFHFKELDGLSNLHELKLSGNEISEFIISKDLRGLSNLSTFYLNNMTSKDEISNLLRPLEEFPKIKTVSLCFNNFQGQIFGEGSIFESLEHLYLNDSIVDNNFLQSIGTMRTLKTLSLEGCGLSGNILTSQGLCQLKHLQALDLSDNDLNGNIPWCLANFTSLQYLDLSENQFNGTMFSSPLQSLTSLKYLSLYGNLFQIPISLTPLFNLSQLKSLIVGKNLIYADINDYNLIPKFQLELLNFNGYYVGYGDVGAIPKFLYHQHNLQWVVISNIKLRGNFPHWLLENNTRMNALYLNNNSLSGSLQLPTNPHVNLSFLDISDNSFIGYIPSKIGVYFPRLESLDMSRNEFKGNIPDSLCNTSVYDLDMSRNNISGRIPKCMGNMFELRILDLSNNNISGCLPFNFSSLIQVVKLSKNRLQGSLNHAFYYCFSLIVLDLSHNNLSGSIPSWIERDSQLSYIVLGHNNCQGEIPIELCKMKQLSLLDISHNRISGHMIPCLNFTSYWDLKQRFISIPLEFTVKGFTYSYDRKILGYMSGILLSVNNLIGRIPLQIGDLRNIKVLNFSHNSLSGTIPPTFSNLKEIESLDLSHNNLQGTIPHQLTQLTSIAVFNVSYNNLFGRTPNNVAQFATFDESSYKGNPFLRGWPLLKSCNPPKTTSSDNEESNNSFIDMKSFYVTFGVAYGMMLLVIVAVLCINPYWRRVWFYYVQMTIDNSYYFIIDNIPFLSRFKFPKFCRRIYKYVRD from the exons ATTTAAGAAACCTACAAGAGTTGGGATTGAGTGTAAATAAAATCACTGAACTCATAGTATCAAAAG AATTCCTAAAACTGAACAAGTTGGAGAATCTTGATCTAAGTTGGAGTCGCTTCAGTAATAATATCTTGTCATCTCTCAATGGACTTTCATCTCTCAAAACTCTTGATATTAGTTACAACAATTTGAAAGGACCATTCCATTTCAAAG AATTGGATGGTTTAAGCAACCTACATGAATTAAAGTTGAGCGGAAATGAAATCAGTGAATTCATAATATCAAAAG ATCTCAGAGGTCTATCCAACCTCAGTActttttatttgaataataTGACATCAAAAGATGAAATAAGCAATCTTCTACGGCCACTGGAGGAGTTTCCAAAGATAAAGACTGTTTCTCTATGCTTTAATAATTTCCAAGGACAAATATTTGGTGAAG GATCTATTTTCGAAAGTTTGGAACATTTGTACTTGAACGATTCTATTGTTGATAACAATTTTTTACAAAGCATTGGAACAATGAGAACCCTTAAAACTTTATCATTGGAAGGATGTGGACTCAGTGGCAACATACTTACTTCTCAAG GATTGTGCCAATTGAAGCATCTTCAAGCACTTGATCTATCAGATAATGATCTTAATGGAAATATACCTTGGTGCTTGGCCAATTTCACTTCCCTTCAATATTTGGACCTCTCTGAAAATCAATTCAATGGAACGATGTTTTCGTCTCCCTTACAGAGTTTAACATCCCTCAAATATCTAAGTCTCTATGGCAATCTCTTCCAAATCCCAATCTCACTGACTCCACTTTTCAACCTTTCCCAACTCAAATCATTGATTGTTGGAAAAAATTTGATATATGCAGACATAAATGACTATAATTTGATTCCAAAGTTCCAATTAGAGTTACTCAATTTTAATGGCTATTACGTTGGTTACGGTGACGTTGGAGCAATACCCAAATTCCTATATCACCAACATAACCTACAATGGGTGGTCATCTCGAACATTAAATTGAGAGGAAATTTTCCACATTGGTTGTTAGAGAATAACACAAGAATGAACGCTCTTTATTTGAACAACAATTCTCTTTCTGGGTCTCTTCAACTACCAACTAATCCTCATGTGAATTTGAGTTTCTTGGACATTTCTGATAATAGTTTCATCGGTTATATTCCTTCAAAAATTGGAGTATACTTTCCACGATTGGAATCATTAGATATGTCTAGAAACGAGTTCAAGGGTAACATTCCAGATAGCTTGTGTAACACTAGCGTATATGATTTGGACATGAGTCGAAACAATATATCAGGAAGAATACCAAAGTgcatgggaaatatgtttgaaCTTAGAATTTTAGATCTCTCAAATAACAATATTTCTGGATGTCTACCTTTCAACTTTAGTTCACTCATTCAAGTAGTCAAACTATCCAAAAATAGGCTACAAGGATCATTGAACCATGCCTTTTATTATTGCTTTAGTCTAATAGTGTTAGACCTTAGCCACAACAATTTATCAGGAAGCATTCCTTCATGGATTGAGCGAGATTCTCAATTGAGTTATATTGTCTTGGGACATAACAATTGTCAAGGGGAAATCCCAATTGAACTTTGCAAGATGAAGCAATTAAGTTTGCTTGATATTTCTCACAATAGAATTTCTGGCCATATGATTCCATGTCTAAATTTTACAAGCTATTGGGATTTGAAACAAAGGTTTATTTCAATACCCTTGGAGTTTACAGTGAAGGGTTTTACATATTCATATGATAGAAAAATTCTTGGTTATATgtcaggaattttgttatcagTTAACAATTTGATAGGCCGGATTCCTCTTCAAATTGGAGATCTTAGAAATATCAAAGTACTAAACTTTTCTCACAATAGTTTGAGCGGAACAATTCCTCCAACATTTTCCAATTTGAAAGAAATTGAGAGCTTAGACCTTTCACATAATAACTTACAAGGAACAATACCTCATCAGCTTACACAGTTAACCAGTATTGCAGTTTTCAATGTGTCGTACAATAATTTATTCGGTCGAACACCGAATAATGTGGCACAATTTGCAACATTTGATGAAAGTAGTTACAAAGGAAATCCTTTTCTTCGTGGTTGGCCATTGCTGAAAAGTTGCAATCCTCCAAAAACAACTTCAAGTGACAATGAAGAAAGCAACAATAGCTTCATTGACATGAAGTCTTTTTATGTGACCTTTGGTGTAGCCTATGGGATGATGTTGTTAGTAATAGTTGCAGTTTTGTGTATAAATCCATATTGGAGAAGAGTTTGGTTTTATTATGTCCAGATGACTATTGACAATTCCTACTATTTTATCATTGACAATATTCCATTTTTGTCAAGGTTTAAGTTTCCTAAATTTTGTCGAAGGATCTACAAATATGTTCGGGATTGA